Proteins co-encoded in one Cyprinus carpio isolate SPL01 chromosome B5, ASM1834038v1, whole genome shotgun sequence genomic window:
- the plscr3a gene encoding phospholipid scramblase 1, translating into MSQLYSNPAAVPPGLEYLTRIDQILVHQKIELLEAIIGFETNNQYEIKNSVGQKIFHAKENTDCCTRNICGPLRSFELQIKDNFDQEVIHLIRPYRCMSCCFPCCLQEMEVQAPPGNTIGYINQDWHMFKPRFSIYDTSKTKVLSIEGPLCAISCCGDVDFDICGKDGNSVGRISKQWTGFIKETLTDTDNFGINFPMDLDVRMKAVLLGACFLIDFMFFERTGDSGQRCSVFG; encoded by the exons ATGTCCCAGCTTTATTCTAACCCAGCGGCTGTCCCACCTGGTTTGGAGTACCTTACACGG ATTGATCAGATATTAGTCCATCAAAAGATTGAGCTCCTTGAAG CCATTATTGGCTTTGAGACTAATAACCAGTATGAGATTAAGAACAGCGTGGGTCAAAAGATCTTCCATGCTAAAGAAAACACTGACTGCTGCACACGAAATATCTGTGGCCCTCTGAGGAGTTTTGAACTGCAGATAAAAGATAATTTTGATCAGGAAGTGATTCACTTAATCAGGCCTTACCGCTGCATGTCCTGCTGTTTCCCCTGCTGTCTTCAAGAG ATGGAGGTACAGGCTCCACCAGGGAATACAATTGGTTACATCAATCAAGACTGGCACATGTTTAAGCCCAGGTTCTCTATCTATGACACGTCCAAAACCAAGGTACTATCCATCGAAGGGCCTTTGTGTGCCATCAGCTGCTGTGGGGATGTGGATTTTGAC ATTTGCGGTAAGGATGGGAATTCTGTTGGTCGCATCAGTAAACAGTGGACTGGCTTCATCAAAGAGACACTGACTGATACAGATAATTTTGGCATTAACTTCCCCATGGACTTGGATGTGAGGATGAAAGCGGTTCTGCTGGGAGCATGTTTCCTTATA GACTTCATGTTCTTTGAGCGGACCGGTGACTCAGGACAGCGCTGCAGTGTGTTTGGCTAG